The nucleotide sequence CGACCCGTCCTCGGGCCGCCGGCGCGCGACGCCGCTCGACCAGCTCGCGTCGCTGCTCACCGAGAGCGCGCAGCAGCACGCGGTCGACACCCTCGCCGGACTCGACCTGACCGACGCCCTGACCCGAGGGCTGACCGAGGTACGCGAACGCGTGACCGCGGGCCTCTCCGAGGACACCCGGATCAGCGACACCGGGGTGACGGTGATCGGCGTGCGCGTCACCTCGATACGCCCGGACGGCGACCTCGAACGCGCACTCCAGGCCCCAGCTCGCGAACGCGTGCAACAGGCCGCGGACGCGGCCGGGTTCGAGCGCCGCGCGCTCGCCGTGGAACGCGAACGCGCCATCGCCGAGAACGAGTTGCAGAGTCAGATCGAACTCGCCCGGCGCGAGGAGCAGTTGGTCGAGCGCAACGGCCTCAACGAACGCCGCCGCGCGGAAGAGGCCGCAGCCGCGGCCCGCATCCAGGCCGAGGCGCAAGCCGAACGCGACCGCCTCGCCGCCGCCGCGACCGCCGAGAGCCGTCGCGTGATCGGCGCGGCCGAGGCCGAGTCGCACGCCGCACACGTCGCCGCGTACTCCCGGGCGGACCCGGCGGTGCTCATCGCGCTCGCGGTGCAGCAACTCGCCGAGCACCTGCCGAACATCGGCACGGTGAACATCACGCCGGACCTGCTCGGGGCGGCGCTCGCCAAACTCACCGAGGGTCGGCCGTCCGGCTCCGACGTCTCCGGTCCCGACGCTCCCGACGCTCCCGATCCGGACGCGCCGATCCGGCAGAGCGCCTGATGGCGACGGTCCCCCGCGCGGTCTTCGTCCACCGGCAGTCCGCCCTGCGCGATCTGATCAACCGTCACGGGACGTACAGCCAGGGGAGTTTCTTCCTCAAGCAGCGCGGCCTGAACGCGAAGGGCATGGTC is from Yinghuangia sp. ASG 101 and encodes:
- a CDS encoding SPFH domain-containing protein — translated: MVHIQRRPFANHLRADPVQWVRHQRRGAVVHEGAGLAFWFRPLTAALSEVPIDDRELAVLFHLRTRDFQLATVQGTVTYRITDPGVAATRLDFGIDPSSGRRRATPLDQLASLLTESAQQHAVDTLAGLDLTDALTRGLTEVRERVTAGLSEDTRISDTGVTVIGVRVTSIRPDGDLERALQAPARERVQQAADAAGFERRALAVERERAIAENELQSQIELARREEQLVERNGLNERRRAEEAAAAARIQAEAQAERDRLAAAATAESRRVIGAAEAESHAAHVAAYSRADPAVLIALAVQQLAEHLPNIGTVNITPDLLGAALAKLTEGRPSGSDVSGPDAPDAPDPDAPIRQSA